A section of the Clostridium felsineum DSM 794 genome encodes:
- a CDS encoding D-alanyl-D-alanine carboxypeptidase family protein: protein MKKRGITVGVIVLLLLFLQSLFLPFSVKAFEPKNDAEGKVPSDTSGINVDAKSAILLEPSTGAVIYEKNSHEKFAPASVTKIMTMLLTMEAVDSGKIKLSDKVTISEEAKKMGGSSMLLDTGEVRTVEELLKGIAIASGNDAAVAMSEYLGGSQANFVNMMNKRAQELGMKDTSFKNCTGLNADGHMTTAYDISIMSRELLKHPKILKYTGTYMETISEGRKSPIGLVNHNKLVRFFKGCDGLKTGFTDEAKYCISATAVKDNVRMLAIIMGAPTYKVRNKDASMLMNYGFSKFSAKKVVEKDSIVKKVPLNKKGDKFFLIKAADDLSIVVPRGDKCNITNRCLYKIDKKDKELKKGSYIGYAEYYVNGKYAGKVKVYCDRDVKLGGFFQNFKNDLKSIFDNSI from the coding sequence ATGAAAAAAAGGGGAATTACCGTTGGGGTTATAGTATTATTGCTATTATTTCTTCAAAGTTTATTTTTACCGTTTAGTGTAAAAGCATTTGAACCTAAGAATGATGCAGAAGGTAAGGTTCCAAGTGATACTTCTGGTATCAATGTGGATGCCAAATCTGCAATACTTCTAGAACCTTCAACAGGAGCTGTTATTTACGAAAAAAATTCACATGAAAAATTTGCACCAGCATCAGTTACCAAGATAATGACAATGTTACTTACTATGGAAGCTGTAGATAGTGGCAAAATTAAGCTTTCTGATAAAGTGACTATAAGTGAAGAAGCTAAAAAAATGGGCGGAAGTTCCATGCTTTTAGATACTGGAGAAGTTAGAACTGTTGAGGAACTTTTAAAGGGAATTGCTATAGCATCTGGAAATGATGCAGCGGTTGCTATGTCAGAGTATCTTGGTGGCAGTCAAGCAAACTTTGTAAATATGATGAATAAAAGAGCTCAAGAACTTGGAATGAAGGATACTAGCTTTAAAAATTGTACCGGATTAAACGCTGATGGTCATATGACTACAGCGTATGATATTTCAATTATGTCACGTGAGTTATTGAAACATCCCAAAATTTTAAAATATACGGGAACTTATATGGAGACTATAAGTGAAGGAAGAAAGAGTCCCATAGGTCTTGTAAACCACAATAAGCTAGTAAGATTTTTTAAGGGTTGTGATGGATTAAAAACAGGTTTTACTGATGAAGCTAAGTATTGTATAAGTGCTACAGCAGTAAAAGATAATGTCAGAATGCTTGCAATAATAATGGGAGCACCTACATACAAAGTTAGAAATAAAGATGCTTCTATGCTTATGAATTATGGATTTTCAAAGTTTTCAGCTAAAAAAGTGGTTGAAAAAGACAGTATTGTTAAGAAGGTTCCTTTAAACAAAAAAGGTGATAAGTTCTTTTTAATAAAAGCAGCAGATGATTTATCTATTGTGGTACCTAGAGGTGATAAATGCAATATAACTAATAGATGTTTATATAAAATAGATAAAAAGGATAAGGAACTTAAGAAGGGTTCATATATAGGGTATGCCGAATACTATGTAAATGGAAAATATGCAGGAAAAGTTAAGGTGTATTGTGATAGAGACGTAAAGTTAGGTGGATTTTTTCAAAATTTTAAAAATGATTTAAAGAGTATATTTGATAATTCAATATAG
- the spoIIM gene encoding stage II sporulation protein M, with the protein MKINIAEAISNHIRGRFWLYIISSLSIGIGFVIGVYTVKYMNSYEKNDLMNYILSFTKTSGTSIINYNSVLLETFKNNIPLILIIWFLGLTMLGIPVILIIDFLKGFTLGFTITFFVNSLGVKGITMAFLGILPQNLIYIPCILFISVIAMEFSMGIVKYGFNDGLRNRIFSKISSYSLIFLFAGIFMGMGVIFETYCTPNIVKLTAMQFSGSIFL; encoded by the coding sequence TTGAAAATTAATATAGCTGAAGCAATAAGTAATCATATAAGAGGGAGATTTTGGTTATATATCATAAGTTCTTTAAGCATAGGTATAGGGTTTGTAATAGGTGTTTATACAGTAAAATATATGAATAGTTATGAAAAAAATGATTTAATGAACTACATCTTAAGTTTTACAAAAACTAGTGGGACTAGCATTATAAACTATAATAGTGTCTTATTAGAAACCTTCAAAAATAACATACCTCTAATATTAATTATATGGTTTTTAGGTCTTACGATGTTAGGTATACCAGTAATTTTGATTATTGATTTTTTAAAGGGATTTACACTTGGGTTTACAATAACTTTCTTTGTTAATAGTCTTGGTGTTAAAGGTATTACAATGGCATTCTTAGGAATTTTGCCTCAAAATTTGATTTACATACCTTGTATTTTGTTTATATCAGTTATAGCCATGGAGTTTTCTATGGGAATAGTAAAGTATGGATTTAATGATGGCTTAAGAAACAGAATCTTTAGTAAAATAAGCTCATATTCCTTAATATTTTTATTTGCAGGAATATTTATGGGAATGGGGGTTATATTTGAGACATATTGTACACCTAATATAGTTAAACTCACAGCAATGCAATTTTCGGGAAGTATATTTTTATGA
- a CDS encoding amidase domain-containing protein encodes MKMKSLKILLCVTLTVSSFWGNYTTYAKAFTNSTQVLNNSDLNKVKSNINKVLSSKYEVMKTWKVSNLNDVINNSALLDLINKHNTFDASWYKKFNFKINSYNPSVNIDSISKTSSNTYVLNITYDVTFRVNTSNSDSRADDKKIVEIKFENNNWYITKLLDVDKYNNSSSSKNYKKVNNLIKADNTVNVIESSDYTNEINSETNDINDMSSNIDEYYNNVRDYCISSKNTKNDIVTSKQQILKASNYSGYNSAAAVDYAHRYAISPNPWYRYYEDDDCTNFASQIVNAGGVPTTWTWYSSMPTRLSPAWYCVVPFFDYMVSNGYASAPDGGCRHAQLGDILQLSRNPGTWTHTIIVTKIDSNYMYYSAHSVSRYDEPVITAFTEKNYKFIRLLKFWH; translated from the coding sequence ATGAAAATGAAATCTTTAAAAATACTTTTATGCGTAACTTTAACTGTTTCTAGCTTTTGGGGAAATTATACAACTTATGCAAAAGCATTTACAAATTCCACACAAGTCTTAAATAATAGTGATTTAAATAAAGTTAAATCAAATATTAACAAAGTACTATCTTCAAAATATGAAGTAATGAAAACATGGAAAGTTAGTAATTTGAATGATGTAATTAATAATTCAGCACTACTAGATTTAATTAACAAACATAATACTTTCGATGCTTCATGGTATAAAAAATTTAATTTTAAAATAAATAGTTACAACCCATCTGTTAATATAGACAGTATATCTAAAACATCATCTAATACTTATGTATTAAATATTACATATGATGTAACATTTAGAGTTAATACTAGTAATTCTGACTCAAGAGCTGATGATAAAAAGATAGTAGAAATTAAATTTGAAAATAACAATTGGTACATAACAAAACTTCTGGATGTAGATAAATATAATAATAGTAGTAGTAGTAAAAACTATAAGAAAGTTAATAATTTAATTAAAGCCGATAATACTGTTAATGTTATTGAATCTTCTGATTACACCAACGAGATTAATTCAGAAACAAACGACATTAATGATATGTCTAGCAATATAGACGAATATTATAATAATGTTAGAGACTATTGTATCTCTAGTAAAAATACTAAAAATGATATAGTAACCTCCAAACAACAAATTTTAAAAGCAAGTAATTATTCTGGCTACAACAGTGCTGCTGCTGTAGATTATGCTCACAGATATGCAATAAGTCCAAATCCTTGGTATAGATATTATGAAGATGACGATTGTACAAATTTTGCTTCTCAAATTGTTAATGCGGGTGGTGTTCCAACTACATGGACATGGTATTCATCTATGCCAACTAGATTAAGTCCAGCATGGTATTGTGTTGTACCATTTTTTGACTATATGGTTAGCAATGGCTATGCAAGTGCTCCTGATGGTGGTTGTAGACACGCCCAATTAGGTGACATTTTACAATTATCTAGAAACCCTGGAACATGGACTCATACAATTATTGTAACTAAAATAGATAGCAACTATATGTATTATTCCGCTCATAGTGTTTCAAGATATGATGAACCTGTCATTACCGCATTTACTGAAAAAAATTACAAGTTTATCAGATTACTAAAATTCTGGCACTAA
- the xerD gene encoding site-specific tyrosine recombinase XerD: protein MNNFVEQYFAEIKKKNLSLNTIDAYERDIKKFYDFLDENEEKFEDVDVVTIMSYVQYLQKSGRANSSIVRNIVSIRNFFKYLEIKGIRQDNPVIQYEVPKIRRNFPDILTIEEVEELLARPDVCTNKGIRDKTMLEIMYATGMKITELLNLTIYDINLKLSYIKCRGIKNKERIIPMGSYAVKCLETYLKIRTKLNVNNADYLFFNLQGDKMTRQGFWKIIKHYAEDSGIKKKINAYTLRHSFAVHLLQNGADIKTIQELLGHRDMATTQIYSGMYRNTRIAEVYKKTHPRA, encoded by the coding sequence ATGAATAATTTTGTTGAACAATACTTTGCGGAAATTAAGAAAAAGAATCTTAGTTTGAATACAATTGATGCATATGAACGAGATATAAAAAAGTTTTATGATTTTTTAGATGAAAATGAAGAAAAATTTGAAGATGTAGATGTAGTTACAATAATGTCATATGTACAATATTTGCAAAAAAGTGGACGTGCTAATAGTTCAATTGTAAGAAATATAGTGTCAATAAGAAATTTTTTTAAATATCTAGAAATAAAGGGAATAAGGCAAGATAATCCCGTTATACAATATGAAGTTCCCAAAATAAGAAGGAATTTTCCGGATATTCTTACAATAGAAGAGGTAGAAGAACTTTTGGCAAGACCAGATGTTTGTACAAATAAGGGAATAAGAGATAAGACGATGCTTGAGATAATGTATGCTACAGGAATGAAAATAACAGAGCTTTTAAATTTAACTATTTATGATATAAATTTAAAATTGTCTTACATAAAGTGTCGAGGTATAAAAAATAAAGAAAGAATAATACCTATGGGATCATATGCAGTTAAATGTCTTGAAACATATTTAAAAATAAGAACAAAATTAAATGTTAATAATGCAGATTATCTTTTCTTTAACCTTCAAGGTGATAAAATGACGCGTCAAGGTTTTTGGAAAATAATTAAACATTATGCAGAAGATTCTGGTATAAAAAAGAAGATTAATGCATATACTTTACGACATTCATTTGCAGTTCATTTACTTCAAAATGGAGCTGATATAAAAACCATACAGGAGCTTTTAGGGCATAGAGACATGGCAACAACGCAAATTTATTCTGGTATGTATAGAAATACAAGAATTGCAGAAGTTTACAAAAAAACTCATCCTAGAGCATAA
- a CDS encoding molecular chaperone Hsp60: MADKIKMEVLIMDSMISKFRQMGDKFGNIINKLRQAQGGIENAYIGDSSIKIQRNINDTLKSGKEITDTLYNLSIQLNSAKDAIIRADKDSYNNIKLNTIIRGKEDFSKVKDSKDNISNMEKVIGYFGLGAMVSISDNLALNIPNLTGLYNDKRLRYNLENENRYGVLAAYQYGKTFGDIEGLAQGTVELFGGLSIMGFGGLGAGALTVATDGAAAPAVPLVESAGIALAGHGIGVFGSSLYNMGSDFSKGNFYFSEMKGSYNKPSEIAPKAIKDVKKKWGQKGIEAFEKAKDKGIVGAQGQNGIKKLKGKPLKGKYTYEIKVKNKEYGDFRIYGYESSNGDIVFDLFDKALH, encoded by the coding sequence TTGGCAGACAAAATAAAGATGGAAGTACTAATTATGGATTCCATGATATCTAAATTTAGACAGATGGGCGATAAGTTTGGTAATATAATAAATAAATTAAGACAAGCACAAGGTGGAATTGAAAATGCATATATAGGTGATTCATCAATAAAAATACAAAGAAATATAAATGATACATTAAAATCAGGGAAAGAAATAACAGATACATTATATAATTTATCAATACAATTAAATAGTGCAAAAGATGCTATAATAAGAGCAGATAAAGATAGTTACAATAATATAAAATTAAATACTATAATTAGAGGAAAAGAAGATTTCTCAAAAGTTAAAGATTCAAAAGATAATATAAGTAATATGGAAAAGGTTATAGGGTATTTTGGCTTAGGTGCGATGGTTTCTATTTCTGATAATTTAGCGTTAAATATACCGAATCTTACAGGCTTGTATAATGATAAAAGATTAAGATACAATTTAGAGAATGAAAACAGGTATGGAGTTTTAGCAGCATATCAGTATGGTAAAACATTTGGAGACATAGAGGGATTAGCACAAGGTACGGTTGAGCTTTTTGGTGGACTGTCTATTATGGGATTTGGAGGACTTGGTGCTGGAGCATTAACAGTGGCTACAGATGGAGCGGCTGCACCAGCAGTACCATTAGTAGAAAGTGCTGGAATTGCATTAGCTGGACATGGAATAGGAGTGTTTGGGTCTTCACTTTATAATATGGGTAGTGATTTTTCTAAAGGTAATTTTTATTTTAGTGAGATGAAAGGCAGTTACAATAAGCCAAGTGAAATTGCTCCAAAGGCAATAAAAGATGTAAAGAAAAAATGGGGGCAAAAGGGTATTGAAGCCTTTGAAAAAGCAAAGGATAAAGGAATTGTTGGTGCTCAAGGTCAAAATGGAATAAAAAAGTTAAAAGGTAAACCATTAAAAGGAAAATATACTTATGAAATAAAAGTTAAAAATAAGGAATATGGTGATTTTAGAATATATGGATATGAAAGTAGTAATGGAGATATAGTTTTTGATTTGTTTGATAAGGCATTACATTAA
- a CDS encoding CCA tRNA nucleotidyltransferase: protein MNIYKGFNENEISALEDIKNACICKKIKAYIIGGAVRDSILKVKTKDIDLCIEENPLSIIKSLKSLKDYVYYEKFQTATLYFNNNVNVDLIRCRKETYLQDGMLPIVEPATIIDDIYRRDFTVNALAYDIIEDEIIDIYEGINNINNKIIKSIHKNSYKEDCTRIFRAIKYSVRYDFKIVDDFIFEELIEKNILDTISVERYVKELYLICGEDKWVEMLRKCCKYGIIALDFNALGKNVLNSNQNEKFLNMIYCSKDKRLNKALIKNSFLNKELLNPIRKFVLNRKKVEEGLLKAQNNYDIYVVLKGMTKYELMLFSWNKNIEYKIHNYVNNIVKFHKVMGGEEIKKIIQSDGKIIGVIKENILRRNLNMLINFNYSTKNMGEILYDIEHKYR, encoded by the coding sequence TTGAATATATATAAAGGCTTTAATGAAAATGAAATAAGTGCTTTAGAGGATATAAAAAATGCATGCATATGCAAGAAGATTAAAGCTTATATAATTGGTGGGGCTGTTAGAGATTCTATACTTAAGGTGAAAACCAAAGACATTGATTTGTGTATAGAAGAAAATCCATTAAGTATAATAAAATCCTTAAAGTCATTAAAAGATTATGTTTATTATGAAAAGTTTCAAACAGCAACGTTATATTTTAATAATAATGTTAATGTAGATTTAATAAGATGCAGAAAGGAAACATACTTACAGGATGGTATGCTGCCTATAGTTGAACCTGCAACTATAATTGATGATATTTATAGAAGAGACTTTACGGTGAATGCTTTAGCTTATGATATTATAGAGGATGAAATTATAGATATTTATGAGGGTATAAATAATATAAATAATAAGATTATAAAATCTATACACAAAAATTCTTATAAAGAGGACTGTACAAGAATATTTAGAGCTATTAAATATAGTGTTAGATATGATTTTAAGATAGTGGATGATTTTATATTTGAAGAGCTTATTGAGAAAAATATATTAGATACGATAAGTGTTGAAAGATATGTAAAAGAGTTGTATTTAATTTGTGGTGAAGATAAATGGGTTGAAATGTTAAGAAAATGCTGCAAGTATGGCATTATAGCTTTGGATTTTAATGCACTTGGAAAAAATGTACTTAATTCTAATCAAAATGAAAAGTTTTTAAATATGATTTATTGTTCAAAAGATAAAAGATTAAATAAAGCGCTTATTAAAAATTCTTTTTTAAATAAAGAACTTTTAAATCCTATAAGAAAATTTGTTTTAAATAGAAAAAAGGTAGAAGAAGGTCTTTTAAAAGCTCAAAACAACTATGATATATATGTTGTACTTAAAGGAATGACAAAATATGAACTTATGCTTTTTTCTTGGAATAAAAATATAGAATATAAGATACATAATTATGTAAACAATATTGTGAAATTCCATAAAGTAATGGGAGGAGAAGAAATAAAAAAAATTATACAAAGTGATGGAAAAATAATAGGGGTAATTAAGGAAAATATTTTAAGAAGAAATTTAAATATGCTTATAAATTTTAATTATTCAACAAAAAATATGGGAGAGATTTTGTATGACATTGAACATAAATATAGATAA
- a CDS encoding purine-nucleoside phosphorylase: MNIKTVEESSNYIKEKIQQTPEVGIILGSGLGELADKLSEKKIIKYSDVPNLPTSTVKGHAGQFVFGKLNEKNVVMMQGRFHYYEGNKMESLALPIYIMKSIGIKKLIVTNAAGGVNTSFKPGDLMIIEDHINFAGINPLIGKNCDEMGPRFPDMSNAYDKDMVEETRRIADKIGVDVVKGIYVMMSGPNYETPAEIKMIRLLGGDAVGMSTVPEVIAANHCSIKVIGISCITNMAAGILDKPLDHKEVMETSNKVKDKFTRLVTAII; the protein is encoded by the coding sequence TTGAACATAAAAACTGTGGAGGAAAGTTCTAATTACATTAAGGAGAAAATACAACAAACACCAGAGGTAGGAATAATACTTGGCTCTGGATTAGGGGAACTTGCAGACAAGTTAAGTGAAAAGAAGATTATAAAATATAGTGATGTACCTAATCTTCCAACTTCAACGGTGAAGGGGCATGCAGGACAATTTGTATTTGGAAAGTTAAATGAAAAAAATGTTGTTATGATGCAAGGAAGATTTCATTATTATGAAGGAAATAAAATGGAATCCTTAGCATTACCTATTTACATAATGAAAAGCATTGGCATAAAAAAACTTATAGTTACAAATGCTGCAGGAGGAGTAAATACATCATTTAAACCAGGAGATTTAATGATTATAGAGGATCACATAAATTTTGCAGGAATAAATCCGTTAATAGGTAAAAATTGTGATGAAATGGGACCAAGATTTCCGGATATGTCCAATGCATATGATAAGGATATGGTAGAAGAAACCAGGAGAATAGCAGATAAAATTGGAGTAGATGTTGTTAAGGGAATTTATGTTATGATGTCTGGTCCCAATTACGAAACACCAGCTGAAATAAAAATGATTAGACTACTTGGAGGAGATGCTGTTGGAATGTCTACAGTTCCAGAAGTTATAGCAGCAAATCACTGTAGTATTAAAGTTATAGGTATATCATGTATAACGAATATGGCTGCGGGAATACTTGATAAACCTTTAGATCATAAAGAGGTAATGGAAACTTCAAATAAGGTAAAGGACAAATTTACCAGACTTGTAACAGCAATAATATAG